The Leifsonia williamsii genome includes a region encoding these proteins:
- a CDS encoding DMT family transporter produces the protein MGTELMDALDLSYQPSQLLGIPVALVGACFLSIGAQLQHHGVAKVEANTRNAEGGLSGRQLGLLLARPSWVVGTLLLGLAIVFQLVSLKLSPIILVQPLGVVGLVITSILNAKVSGVRLNRQSVFAVSLCVSGVGAFVLIAAVFARDLPVTSRALVVILIVLAVVLIAFALLFWFLRHRFKAIIYIVGAGVLYGFVATLAKVVIDRVSNAEWDWLLVLCIVALLAAAALGAYFVQNAYSSGPPDLVIAGLTVIDPLVAVTIGIVVLNEAAGAPWWAMVGFAVTGAIAIYGVFLLAKHHPQTGSDAPVADRVADATRESTLD, from the coding sequence GTGGGCACGGAACTGATGGACGCGCTGGACCTCTCGTACCAGCCCAGCCAGCTCCTGGGCATCCCCGTCGCGCTCGTCGGCGCGTGCTTCCTGTCCATCGGCGCGCAGCTGCAGCACCACGGCGTCGCCAAGGTCGAGGCCAACACCAGGAACGCCGAGGGAGGCCTCAGCGGCCGCCAGCTCGGCCTCCTGCTCGCCCGCCCCTCCTGGGTCGTCGGCACCCTGCTGCTCGGCCTCGCCATCGTGTTCCAGCTGGTCAGCCTCAAGCTGTCGCCGATCATCCTGGTGCAGCCGCTCGGCGTCGTCGGCCTCGTCATCACGAGCATCCTCAACGCCAAGGTCAGCGGAGTGCGGCTCAACCGGCAATCGGTGTTCGCCGTCAGCCTGTGCGTCAGCGGCGTCGGCGCGTTCGTGCTGATCGCGGCGGTGTTCGCGCGCGACCTGCCGGTCACGAGCCGGGCGCTGGTGGTCATCCTGATCGTCCTGGCAGTCGTGCTGATCGCGTTCGCGCTGCTGTTCTGGTTCCTGCGCCACCGGTTCAAGGCGATCATCTACATCGTGGGCGCCGGCGTGCTGTACGGCTTCGTCGCCACGCTCGCGAAGGTCGTCATCGACCGCGTCTCCAACGCCGAGTGGGACTGGCTGCTCGTGCTCTGCATCGTCGCCCTGCTGGCGGCGGCGGCGCTGGGCGCGTACTTCGTGCAGAACGCGTACTCGTCGGGGCCGCCGGACCTCGTCATCGCGGGCCTCACGGTCATCGACCCGCTGGTCGCCGTCACCATCGGCATCGTCGTGCTCAACGAGGCCGCCGGGGCGCCCTGGTGGGCGATGGTGGGCTTCGCCGTGACGGGCGCCATCGCGATCTACGGCGTCTTCCTGCTCGCGAAGCACCACCCGCAGACCGGTTCCGACGCGCCGGTGGCCGACCGGGTGGCGGACGCCACGCGGGAAAGCACCCTAGACTAG
- the def gene encoding peptide deformylase, with amino-acid sequence MAVLPIRITGDPVLHSPAAAVTAFDDELRTLVEDMFETMDEAPGVGLAGPQVGVPLRLFVYGWTDDDDVLHRGVAINPVLWQSPLAVGQVDEDSESEGCLSFPGERFPLRRADRVILQAVDLDQRPFEVHAEGWLARIFQHEYDHLDGVLYVDRLGHPYAKAAQKAQRKNSWGVPGLSWLPGRDHLED; translated from the coding sequence ATGGCCGTCCTTCCCATCCGGATCACCGGTGACCCCGTCCTCCACTCCCCCGCCGCCGCGGTGACGGCGTTCGACGACGAGCTGCGCACGCTCGTGGAGGACATGTTCGAGACGATGGACGAGGCCCCTGGCGTCGGTCTCGCGGGCCCCCAGGTCGGCGTGCCGCTGCGCCTGTTCGTCTACGGCTGGACGGACGACGACGACGTGCTGCACCGCGGCGTCGCGATCAACCCGGTGCTGTGGCAGAGCCCGCTCGCGGTGGGCCAGGTGGACGAGGACTCCGAGTCGGAGGGGTGCCTCTCGTTCCCGGGCGAGCGGTTCCCACTGCGCCGCGCCGACCGCGTGATCCTGCAGGCCGTCGACCTCGACCAGCGGCCTTTCGAGGTGCACGCCGAGGGCTGGCTCGCGCGCATCTTCCAGCACGAGTACGACCACCTCGACGGCGTGCTCTACGTCGACCGGCTGGGCCACCCGTACGCCAAGGCGGCGCAGAAGGCGCAGCGCAAGAACAGCTGGGGCGTGCCAGGGCTCAGCTGGCTGCCCGGCCGGGACCACCTGGAGGACTGA
- a CDS encoding glycosyltransferase, translating to MPDPSGTNSTPPAPAPKPPLTIVMGCDTFPPDVNGAARFAERLSAGLVERGHDVHVVAPAASRTHGTWVEEHEGVTMTAHRLRSWRWYPHDWLRFALPWMSKANARRILDEVKPDVVHIQSHIVVGRGLAAEAQKRGIRIVATNHVMPENIVEFSLLPKFLQKTFVKIAWRDGRKSFDRAESVTTPTRRAAQFLEGATGLRGVHAVSCGIDAHNYTPDFTPRTANRILFVGRVTGEKQLDVLLNAVTLLPASLDARLEIVGGGDQLKNLQTMAETLGIADRVTFTGYVSDEELRQAYTRATVFAMPSVAELQSIATMEAMASALPVVAADAMALPHLVHDGENGHLFRPGDAQDLADKLESVLTLPQEELDTLKNASLRIVASHDIQRTISTFESLYRGEPVADPVTDAAPSVPAPE from the coding sequence GTGCCTGATCCGAGCGGAACGAACAGTACCCCGCCCGCCCCGGCTCCGAAACCGCCGCTGACCATCGTCATGGGCTGCGACACCTTCCCGCCGGATGTCAACGGCGCCGCCCGCTTCGCGGAGCGCCTCTCGGCGGGCCTCGTCGAGCGCGGCCACGACGTCCACGTCGTCGCGCCCGCCGCCAGCCGCACGCACGGCACCTGGGTGGAGGAGCACGAGGGCGTCACGATGACGGCGCACCGACTGCGCAGCTGGCGCTGGTACCCGCACGACTGGCTGCGCTTCGCCCTGCCCTGGATGAGCAAGGCGAACGCGCGCCGCATCCTGGACGAGGTCAAGCCGGACGTCGTCCACATCCAGTCGCACATCGTCGTCGGCCGCGGTCTCGCGGCGGAGGCGCAGAAGCGCGGCATCCGGATCGTCGCGACGAACCACGTGATGCCAGAGAACATCGTGGAGTTCAGCCTCCTGCCGAAGTTCCTGCAGAAGACCTTCGTGAAGATCGCGTGGCGCGACGGCCGCAAGAGCTTCGACCGCGCCGAGTCGGTCACGACGCCGACCCGCCGGGCGGCGCAGTTCCTCGAGGGCGCCACCGGCCTCCGGGGCGTGCACGCCGTCTCGTGCGGCATCGACGCGCACAACTACACCCCCGACTTCACGCCGCGCACGGCGAACCGCATCCTGTTCGTCGGCCGCGTCACCGGCGAGAAGCAGCTCGACGTGCTGCTCAACGCCGTCACGCTCCTCCCCGCCTCCCTCGACGCCCGGCTCGAGATCGTCGGCGGCGGCGACCAGCTCAAGAACCTGCAGACCATGGCCGAGACGCTCGGCATCGCCGACCGGGTCACCTTCACCGGCTACGTCTCCGACGAGGAGCTGCGCCAGGCGTACACGCGCGCCACCGTGTTCGCGATGCCGTCGGTCGCCGAGCTGCAGTCGATCGCGACGATGGAGGCGATGGCCTCAGCCCTGCCGGTGGTCGCCGCCGACGCGATGGCGCTGCCGCACCTCGTCCACGACGGCGAGAACGGCCACCTGTTCCGCCCGGGAGACGCGCAGGACCTCGCCGACAAGCTCGAGAGCGTGCTCACCCTGCCCCAGGAGGAGCTGGACACGCTCAAGAACGCCTCCCTGCGCATCGTCGCCTCGCACGACATCCAGCGGACGATCAGCACCTTCGAAAGCCTGTATCGTGGGGAGCCGGTGGCCGACCCGGTGACGGACGCGGCCCCCAGCGTGCCCGCCCCGGAGTGA